From a single Pseudoalteromonas nigrifaciens genomic region:
- a CDS encoding vWA domain-containing protein, with the protein MDFEFIRPAILWLLIPAVGLFFVALIKRKKATNEQLIAPHLAQFIMSDASTKTNQPLWLLALFCSLGIIFSAGPSFEEKQVPVFQSKNARVIVMDMSYSMYSTDILPNRLMQARFKALDMIDLFKEGDTALVAYAGSAYTISPLTNDATTLENLIPSLSPEIMPDKGSNVLAGLDIAKELLGQAGYLDGDIILITDGIDQQEQSEVSTFTKNTQYRLNIYGVGTAQGAPIKLPEGGFLKDHYGQIVVPTINTSQLKSLATNSGGKFASYQPSSADIAVFAPSANGELLKDEKQNHALWRIDAGIYGLLLLLPLSLYLFRRAALLSVFLVFSFLPQQNAYAVELPTVLKNTDQRALDAYNNKDYEQAITAQSSQLKGAALYQQGNFEAAVNQFSDDKSATGFYNFGNALAKAGKLEEAINAYQQAQALHPNFTQAADNQALVEQLLNQQQEQQSQDGGESQDGQKSDEQNQQQNSDEAKQDQQQNDEQGEAQSDSEKNSDDKSDKDSEQAQEQADQQNKPDMQAEPQNEQSENQPAEQPNDNAEQQSEPQAANEPAPDEQQQTAEQQAQAVQASELTNEEKEQAQQLNQLLRKVPDDPAILLRNKMQLEAQKRQYQRRPTGVEKSW; encoded by the coding sequence ATGGATTTTGAATTTATTCGCCCTGCTATTTTGTGGTTACTCATACCCGCAGTTGGGTTATTTTTTGTTGCCTTAATTAAGCGCAAAAAAGCCACCAATGAGCAGCTAATTGCACCGCATTTAGCACAGTTTATTATGAGCGACGCAAGCACTAAAACTAACCAGCCACTTTGGTTATTAGCGCTATTTTGTAGCTTAGGGATTATATTTAGTGCCGGCCCCAGCTTTGAAGAAAAACAAGTACCTGTGTTTCAAAGCAAAAATGCTCGCGTTATTGTTATGGACATGTCGTACTCTATGTACAGCACAGATATTTTACCAAATAGATTAATGCAGGCGCGTTTTAAAGCCCTCGATATGATTGATTTATTTAAAGAAGGCGACACAGCGCTAGTAGCCTATGCAGGCAGTGCTTATACCATTTCACCGCTAACCAACGACGCCACTACACTTGAAAACCTAATACCTAGCTTAAGCCCAGAAATAATGCCCGACAAAGGCTCTAATGTTTTAGCTGGCCTTGATATAGCAAAAGAGCTATTAGGACAAGCCGGTTACCTAGACGGCGATATTATTTTAATAACCGACGGCATTGATCAGCAAGAGCAAAGTGAGGTGAGCACCTTTACTAAAAACACCCAATACCGATTAAATATCTACGGTGTAGGCACCGCCCAAGGTGCGCCAATTAAACTACCCGAAGGCGGATTTTTAAAAGACCACTACGGGCAAATTGTAGTGCCAACTATTAATACCAGCCAGCTAAAAAGTTTAGCTACAAACAGCGGCGGTAAATTTGCTAGTTATCAGCCAAGTAGCGCCGACATTGCTGTTTTTGCACCTAGCGCTAATGGTGAGTTGTTAAAAGATGAAAAACAAAACCATGCGCTTTGGCGTATAGACGCCGGTATTTATGGCTTATTACTGCTACTACCTTTAAGCCTTTATTTATTTAGACGTGCGGCTTTGCTGAGTGTGTTTTTAGTGTTTAGCTTTTTACCACAGCAAAATGCCTATGCCGTAGAGCTGCCCACAGTTTTAAAAAACACCGATCAGCGAGCGCTTGATGCTTATAACAATAAAGATTATGAGCAAGCAATAACAGCCCAATCGAGCCAATTAAAAGGCGCTGCACTTTATCAGCAAGGGAACTTTGAGGCCGCGGTTAATCAATTTAGTGATGATAAATCGGCAACCGGTTTTTATAACTTTGGTAACGCACTTGCTAAAGCGGGCAAGCTAGAGGAAGCAATTAATGCTTATCAACAAGCTCAAGCATTACACCCTAACTTTACACAAGCCGCAGACAACCAAGCACTGGTTGAGCAATTACTGAATCAGCAGCAAGAGCAACAAAGCCAAGACGGCGGCGAATCACAAGACGGGCAAAAAAGTGATGAGCAAAACCAACAGCAAAATTCTGATGAAGCCAAGCAAGATCAGCAACAAAATGATGAGCAAGGCGAAGCGCAAAGCGACAGTGAAAAAAACAGTGACGATAAATCGGATAAAGACTCTGAGCAAGCACAAGAGCAAGCTGATCAACAAAATAAACCTGACATGCAAGCTGAGCCGCAAAACGAGCAAAGTGAAAATCAACCAGCCGAACAGCCAAATGATAACGCTGAGCAACAAAGTGAGCCACAGGCTGCAAACGAACCTGCGCCCGACGAGCAACAACAAACTGCCGAGCAACAAGCGCAAGCAGTACAAGCCAGTGAGCTGACTAACGAAGAAAAAGAACAAGCACAGCAGCTTAACCAGCTGCTGCGAAAAGTGCCCGACGATCCCGCTATTTTATTACGGAATAAAATGCAATTAGAAGCCCAAAAAAGACAATATCAACGTCGCCCCACAGGAGTAGAAAAGTCATGGTAA
- a CDS encoding vWA domain-containing protein, with translation MFEFSWPWLFILLPLPLLLLLLKPAVNNAHTRLRIPSFAKHNLTSQSIEAHARRLTPFEWVIWLLLVIAAANPTWLDDPISMPNEGRDIMLAVDLSGSMTEQDMAYNGQYVDRLTMVKAVLTDFIEQRQGDRLGLILFGDTAFLQTPLTRDVKTVSKMLSEAQIGLVGRATAIGDALGLSVKRFANKDKSNRIVVLLTDGQNTAGNLQPEEALLLARDAGIKVYTIGVGSDNPRGFSLFNMGGMSGDTIDEGLLKRIAEQTGGLYFRAKDVAGLQQIYAELDKLEPISVDEQTFRPQSSLFYLPLLIAILLISLKVMLTTLRAIKEPN, from the coding sequence ATGTTTGAATTTAGCTGGCCATGGCTGTTTATATTACTCCCCCTGCCTTTATTACTATTATTACTAAAACCGGCTGTAAACAATGCGCACACTCGACTGCGGATCCCAAGCTTTGCCAAACATAACTTAACCAGCCAAAGCATTGAAGCTCACGCACGGCGCTTAACCCCGTTCGAGTGGGTTATATGGCTATTACTGGTAATAGCTGCGGCAAACCCTACTTGGTTAGATGATCCTATTTCAATGCCAAACGAAGGCCGCGATATAATGCTGGCGGTTGATTTATCAGGCTCTATGACCGAGCAAGACATGGCTTACAATGGCCAATATGTTGACCGCTTAACTATGGTTAAAGCGGTATTAACTGATTTTATAGAGCAGCGCCAAGGCGACAGGCTCGGCCTTATTTTATTTGGCGACACCGCCTTTTTACAAACCCCCCTTACGCGTGATGTAAAAACCGTAAGTAAAATGCTTTCTGAGGCACAAATTGGTTTAGTTGGCCGCGCCACTGCCATTGGCGATGCTTTAGGGTTGTCGGTAAAACGTTTTGCAAACAAAGATAAAAGCAATCGTATTGTGGTGCTACTAACCGACGGGCAAAACACTGCGGGTAATTTACAACCCGAAGAAGCCCTACTGCTTGCCCGCGATGCTGGTATAAAAGTGTATACCATTGGCGTTGGCTCAGATAATCCTCGTGGGTTTAGTTTATTTAATATGGGCGGTATGAGCGGCGACACAATAGATGAAGGGTTATTAAAACGCATAGCCGAGCAAACTGGCGGCTTGTACTTTAGAGCTAAAGATGTAGCCGGTTTACAGCAAATTTATGCCGAACTAGACAAATTAGAGCCCATTAGTGTAGATGAGCAAACCTTTCGCCCGCAAAGCTCATTATTTTACTTGCCGTTATTAATCGCTATTTTATTAATTAGCTTAAAAGTAATGTTAACAACCCTGCGCGCAATAAAGGAGCCTAACTAA
- a CDS encoding DUF4381 domain-containing protein: MQTSPLDGLHDIIAPSQVNWWPLAPAWWVIIAVLLLLLSAAIYMAYKRYKFKQPKRFAVNLSQQHTDPQQLHIILKRLVIAYYDKRLATQSTKQWCNTLNTLTGLSFSEQEILSVYNLEQNNSALENKFRQAIKQFKLKEVVNV; encoded by the coding sequence ATGCAAACGTCTCCACTTGATGGCCTACACGACATAATAGCGCCAAGCCAAGTAAATTGGTGGCCACTTGCCCCTGCTTGGTGGGTTATTATTGCCGTTTTGTTATTGCTGCTAAGCGCCGCAATTTATATGGCTTATAAGCGTTATAAATTTAAACAACCAAAACGCTTCGCGGTTAATTTAAGCCAACAGCACACTGATCCTCAGCAATTACATATTATTTTAAAACGCTTAGTCATTGCCTATTACGATAAACGCCTTGCTACGCAATCTACCAAGCAGTGGTGTAATACGCTTAATACACTAACCGGATTAAGTTTTAGTGAACAAGAAATTCTCAGTGTTTATAATCTTGAGCAAAACAATAGCGCGCTAGAAAATAAGTTTCGCCAAGCAATTAAGCAATTTAAGTTAAAGGAAGTGGTTAATGTTTGA
- a CDS encoding DUF58 domain-containing protein: protein MQTPLDPQAWLAQSHSHGVNLALKELMYYKAKAQLLELAPKVKIKNTLTGQYLAPHKGRGMEFAEVRHYQQGDDIRSIDWRVTARTGETHTKLFQEEKERPVFIFTDFSNSMLFGSQLLLKSVQAAHISALVAWSACQRGDRIGGIVFNQHSHLELKPSAREKAVLKLCHNLCDSHQQALNAIDEQATNNFSDNLKRLNHLAKPGSLVYLISDFNALDDASFKQLEILSRHCELIGCHISDPFEHQLPAFKQAVTVSANGQDFALPLMDSSFRARFAKNAEQAFSTRFNRLTKSGLNLISFNAATPLELQLVRK from the coding sequence ATGCAAACACCATTAGATCCCCAAGCATGGCTTGCACAAAGCCATAGCCACGGTGTAAATTTAGCGCTTAAAGAGCTGATGTATTACAAAGCCAAAGCGCAATTGCTAGAGCTGGCTCCTAAAGTAAAAATTAAAAACACCTTAACCGGGCAATACCTTGCGCCGCATAAAGGCCGTGGTATGGAGTTTGCTGAAGTACGCCACTATCAACAAGGCGACGATATTCGCTCTATTGATTGGCGTGTAACTGCGCGCACTGGCGAAACACACACTAAGCTTTTTCAAGAAGAGAAAGAGCGCCCAGTGTTTATTTTTACTGATTTTTCAAACTCGATGCTATTTGGCTCGCAGTTGTTATTAAAATCGGTGCAAGCCGCGCACATTAGCGCATTGGTTGCTTGGTCGGCCTGCCAACGTGGTGACCGTATTGGTGGCATTGTATTTAATCAGCACTCTCATTTAGAACTCAAGCCCAGCGCCCGTGAAAAAGCGGTATTAAAGCTGTGTCATAATTTGTGTGATAGCCACCAGCAAGCCCTTAACGCAATTGACGAGCAAGCCACTAACAACTTTAGCGATAACTTAAAGCGCCTTAACCATTTGGCTAAACCCGGTAGTTTAGTGTATTTAATTTCTGACTTTAATGCCCTAGACGACGCCAGCTTTAAACAGCTCGAAATACTAAGCCGTCACTGCGAGCTAATTGGTTGCCACATAAGCGATCCATTTGAGCATCAGTTACCGGCATTTAAACAAGCCGTTACAGTAAGCGCCAATGGCCAAGACTTTGCCCTACCACTTATGGATAGTAGTTTTAGAGCGCGCTTTGCTAAAAATGCCGAACAGGCATTTAGCACACGCTTTAATCGCTTAACTAAATCGGGTCTTAATTTAATATCATTCAATGCAGCCACACCGCTTGAGCTGCAATTAGTGAGAAAATAA
- a CDS encoding AAA family ATPase, protein MAANAFSQLKTYLDTQIIGQPELTQALLITILADGHLLVEGPPGLAKTRAVNALAKGIEGSFQRVQFTPDLLPADITGTDIYRQQTSEFVFEKGPLFHNLILADEINRAPAKVQSALLEAMAERQVTVGKNTYPLSDLFLVMATQNPLEQEGTYPLPEAQLDRFLLHLSIGYPGAEHELDILRLTRGEALNEQPAVMQKISQSDLFAARKAILGLYLAPPLEQYLVQLIIATREGAKLDAQLGSWIEFGASPRATIALDKCARAHAWLQGRDFVAPDDIQAVVHNVLRHRIILSYEAQADGITKDQVISRIVELVAVP, encoded by the coding sequence ATGGCAGCTAACGCATTTTCACAATTAAAAACGTACTTAGATACACAAATTATTGGCCAGCCAGAGCTTACTCAAGCGCTACTTATTACCATTTTAGCTGACGGCCACTTATTAGTAGAAGGCCCTCCTGGCCTTGCAAAAACGCGCGCCGTAAACGCCTTAGCTAAAGGCATTGAAGGCTCGTTTCAGCGGGTGCAATTTACGCCCGACTTGCTCCCTGCCGATATTACTGGTACTGATATTTATCGCCAGCAAACCAGTGAGTTTGTATTTGAAAAAGGCCCACTGTTTCATAATCTTATTTTAGCTGATGAAATAAACCGTGCCCCAGCTAAAGTACAATCAGCTTTATTAGAAGCCATGGCAGAGCGCCAAGTAACTGTGGGTAAAAATACTTATCCGCTAAGTGACCTATTTTTAGTAATGGCCACACAAAACCCGCTGGAGCAAGAAGGCACTTACCCGCTACCTGAAGCGCAGCTTGACCGCTTTTTACTGCATTTGAGTATAGGTTACCCCGGCGCAGAGCACGAATTAGACATACTGCGTTTAACCCGAGGCGAAGCATTAAACGAGCAACCAGCGGTAATGCAAAAAATTAGTCAAAGCGATTTATTTGCCGCTCGTAAAGCTATTTTAGGCCTTTATTTAGCACCACCACTTGAGCAGTATTTAGTGCAGCTTATTATAGCTACCCGTGAAGGTGCTAAGTTGGATGCACAACTAGGTAGCTGGATTGAGTTTGGTGCTAGCCCACGTGCCACTATTGCCCTTGATAAATGCGCCCGTGCGCATGCTTGGTTGCAAGGCCGCGATTTTGTAGCGCCCGACGATATTCAGGCAGTAGTACATAATGTATTGCGCCATCGTATTATTTTAAGTTACGAAGCCCAAGCCGATGGCATTACTAAAGATCAGGTAATTAGCCGTATTGTTGAACTTGTAGCCGTACCGTAA
- the fadI gene encoding acetyl-CoA C-acyltransferase FadI: MSEQNILKTPKGDRIAIVSGLRTPFAKQATAFHHVPALDMGKLVVNEMLERLNFNKSEIDQLVFGQVVQMPEAPNIAREIVLGTGMPVSVDAYSVSRACATSFQAIANVAESIMAGSVTVGIAGGADSSSVLPIGVSKKLAGSLVDLNKARTLGQRLKIFSKLRLKDLLPVPPAVAEYSTGLSMGQTAEQMAKTHNISREDQDALAHRSHSLATQAWADGKLKDEVMTAHLPPYKSFIEEDNNIRKNSTVEGYAKLKPVFDRQHGTVTAANATPLTDGAAAVLMMSESKAKALGYEILGYVRSFAFSAIGVEKDMLMGPAHATPIALDRAGITLADLDLIEMHEAFASQTLANMKMFASDKFAQEHLGRSKAIGEINMDKFNVLGGSLAYGHPFAATGARLITQSLYELKRRGGGLALTTACAAGGLGAAFVLESA, encoded by the coding sequence ATGTCTGAGCAAAACATACTTAAAACACCAAAAGGCGATCGTATAGCCATAGTTAGCGGCCTACGTACACCTTTTGCCAAGCAAGCAACTGCGTTCCACCATGTACCTGCACTTGATATGGGTAAACTTGTGGTTAACGAAATGCTTGAGCGATTAAATTTCAACAAGTCAGAAATTGATCAACTTGTATTTGGTCAGGTAGTACAAATGCCAGAAGCACCAAATATAGCACGCGAAATTGTATTAGGTACTGGCATGCCGGTATCGGTTGATGCGTATTCAGTTTCACGTGCCTGTGCGACTAGTTTTCAGGCTATTGCCAACGTTGCTGAGTCTATTATGGCCGGCTCTGTTACTGTAGGTATTGCGGGCGGCGCCGATTCTTCATCGGTACTACCCATTGGCGTGAGCAAAAAATTAGCTGGCAGTTTAGTTGATTTAAATAAAGCGCGTACCTTAGGTCAGCGCTTAAAAATATTTTCAAAGTTGCGTTTAAAAGATTTATTGCCAGTGCCTCCTGCAGTTGCAGAGTACTCAACAGGCCTTTCAATGGGGCAAACTGCTGAGCAAATGGCTAAAACACATAACATTAGCCGTGAAGATCAAGATGCATTAGCGCATCGCTCGCATTCATTAGCAACCCAAGCATGGGCAGATGGAAAATTAAAAGATGAAGTAATGACGGCGCACTTACCGCCATATAAAAGCTTTATTGAAGAAGATAACAACATTCGTAAAAACTCAACGGTTGAAGGCTACGCTAAGCTTAAGCCAGTATTTGACCGCCAACACGGTACAGTAACTGCAGCAAACGCCACCCCATTAACCGACGGTGCAGCTGCGGTATTAATGATGAGCGAAAGCAAAGCAAAAGCACTGGGTTACGAAATCCTTGGTTATGTACGCAGTTTTGCGTTTTCAGCCATTGGTGTTGAAAAAGATATGCTTATGGGTCCAGCTCATGCCACGCCTATCGCACTAGATAGAGCGGGTATTACCCTTGCCGACCTAGACTTAATAGAAATGCACGAAGCGTTTGCATCGCAAACACTCGCTAACATGAAAATGTTTGCCTCAGATAAGTTTGCGCAAGAGCACTTAGGTCGCAGCAAAGCGATTGGCGAAATTAACATGGATAAGTTTAACGTATTAGGTGGATCGCTTGCTTATGGACATCCATTTGCAGCAACCGGTGCTCGCTTAATTACGCAAAGCTTATACGAGCTTAAGCGTCGTGGTGGCGGTTTAGCATTAACAACAGCCTGTGCTGCAGGTGGTTTAGGTGCAGCTTTTGTATTGGAGAGTGCGTAA
- the fadJ gene encoding fatty acid oxidation complex subunit alpha FadJ encodes MSDSVFNLTVDENKIAVVTIDVQGEKMNTLRSSFADDLKALLAEAKQQSVKGMVFISGKSDNFIAGADVKMLDSVQKREDALAISELCHHAFFDMENLPFTTVSAIHGAALGGGLEFALACDYRVGTDSGITIIGLPEVQLGLLPGGGGTQRLTKIIGIQKGLEWMLTGKQIRAKQAKKAGVLDDCVPHSVLLKVAKEFAAKGKAPAKEPKLDTVIKLLESNPFGRNFIFKKAKENVIKQTGGHYPAPLLIIKAVRASVELDKLKAYKTEAESFATLVMSDESKALRSVFFATTEMKKDWRNDDAPVINKTAVLGGGLMGAGIAHVSAVKAKVPVRIKDVAEQGISNAMSYTYKILDKRLKRRIMSKADMQLTMSRITGATDYSGFKNIDLVIEAVFEDLELKQGMVADVERECQENTIFASNTSSLPISQIAAQAQRPENVIGLHYFSPVEKMPLVEIIPHAGTSKETITRVVNFARKQGKTPIVVKDTAGFYVNRILAPYLNEAANLMLAGEPIEKIDAALVEFGFPVGPLALLDEVGIDIGSKIAPILEKELGERFKAPDAFTRMIESKRLGRKTGRGFYEYDKKGKKVDESVYELLNVTPAPRLNKSEIAKRCIAQMLNEAVRCLDEGIIASPRDGDIGAIFGIGFPPFFGGPFSYMDKLGASKISSDMSTLGSSNAIFTPCDTLVAMAESGAKFYAAQPSPEPTVESEPAEQATDEAAAPSAKE; translated from the coding sequence ATGTCAGATTCAGTATTTAATTTAACGGTTGATGAAAATAAAATCGCCGTAGTAACTATAGATGTGCAGGGCGAAAAAATGAATACCCTGCGCAGTAGTTTTGCCGATGATTTAAAAGCCTTACTAGCCGAAGCTAAGCAGCAGTCTGTAAAAGGCATGGTATTTATTAGTGGTAAAAGTGATAACTTTATTGCTGGCGCTGACGTTAAAATGCTTGATAGTGTGCAAAAGCGTGAAGATGCTTTAGCTATTAGCGAGTTATGTCACCATGCATTTTTTGACATGGAAAACCTACCTTTTACTACTGTTAGTGCTATTCATGGCGCAGCTTTAGGTGGCGGGTTAGAGTTTGCACTAGCCTGTGATTATCGCGTAGGCACCGACAGTGGTATTACCATAATTGGTTTGCCAGAAGTGCAATTAGGTTTATTACCTGGCGGTGGCGGTACTCAGCGTTTAACTAAAATAATTGGCATTCAAAAAGGCTTAGAATGGATGCTAACTGGTAAGCAAATTCGTGCAAAGCAAGCTAAAAAAGCCGGTGTATTAGATGATTGCGTACCACATAGCGTGCTATTAAAAGTAGCGAAAGAATTTGCCGCTAAAGGCAAAGCACCAGCTAAAGAGCCAAAACTCGACACCGTGATCAAGCTGCTAGAATCAAATCCGTTTGGCCGTAACTTTATCTTTAAAAAAGCAAAAGAAAACGTCATTAAACAAACGGGCGGACATTACCCTGCGCCACTTTTAATTATTAAAGCGGTACGTGCAAGCGTAGAGCTCGATAAGCTAAAAGCGTATAAAACCGAAGCTGAAAGCTTTGCAACGCTGGTAATGAGCGATGAATCAAAAGCGCTGCGTAGTGTGTTTTTTGCAACCACAGAAATGAAAAAAGACTGGCGTAACGACGACGCACCAGTAATTAACAAAACCGCAGTGTTAGGTGGCGGACTAATGGGCGCAGGTATTGCGCACGTAAGTGCCGTTAAAGCTAAAGTACCGGTACGTATTAAAGATGTAGCAGAGCAGGGCATTAGTAATGCAATGAGCTATACCTATAAAATTTTAGATAAGCGCTTAAAGCGCCGCATTATGTCTAAAGCCGATATGCAGCTAACAATGAGCCGTATTACAGGCGCTACCGATTACAGCGGTTTTAAAAATATAGATTTAGTAATTGAAGCGGTATTTGAAGATCTTGAGCTTAAACAAGGCATGGTTGCTGATGTAGAGCGTGAATGCCAAGAAAATACTATTTTTGCGAGCAATACCTCGTCATTACCTATTTCGCAAATTGCAGCTCAAGCTCAGCGCCCTGAAAACGTGATTGGTTTACATTACTTTTCGCCAGTAGAGAAAATGCCACTGGTAGAAATTATTCCACACGCCGGCACCTCAAAAGAGACAATTACTCGTGTGGTAAACTTTGCGCGCAAACAAGGTAAAACACCTATTGTAGTAAAAGATACCGCTGGCTTTTATGTAAACCGTATTTTAGCGCCTTACTTAAACGAAGCAGCTAACTTAATGCTAGCAGGTGAGCCAATTGAAAAAATTGATGCAGCTTTAGTTGAGTTTGGTTTTCCGGTAGGCCCACTGGCATTACTTGATGAAGTGGGTATTGATATTGGTTCTAAAATTGCGCCAATTTTAGAAAAAGAGCTAGGCGAGCGTTTTAAAGCACCCGATGCATTTACTCGTATGATAGAGTCAAAACGCCTTGGTCGTAAAACTGGTCGTGGCTTTTATGAGTACGATAAAAAAGGCAAAAAGGTTGACGAGTCAGTTTATGAACTACTTAACGTTACCCCAGCTCCGCGTTTAAATAAAAGCGAAATTGCCAAACGTTGTATTGCACAAATGCTTAATGAAGCGGTTCGTTGTTTAGACGAAGGCATTATTGCCAGCCCACGTGACGGTGATATTGGTGCTATTTTTGGTATTGGTTTTCCACCGTTCTTTGGCGGACCATTTAGCTATATGGATAAACTAGGCGCAAGTAAAATAAGCTCAGACATGTCTACATTAGGCAGTAGCAATGCAATTTTTACCCCTTGCGACACGCTTGTAGCAATGGCAGAGTCAGGCGCTAAGTTTTATGCCGCTCAGCCAAGCCCAGAGCCAACAGTTGAGTCAGAGCCTGCAGAGCAAGCCACTGACGAAGCTGCAGCGCCAAGTGCTAAAGAATAA
- a CDS encoding MmcQ/YjbR family DNA-binding protein encodes MDQQTVHEYLVNKPLVKVTQPFSKEVDVYKVNHKMFATLALGNDENNDANGEPIWWLNLKCDPDEALALRDMFTAVIPGYHMNKRLWNTIILDGTIPQNEIKRMIDNSFDLVVDNMPEKDKKIIAAHL; translated from the coding sequence ATGGACCAACAAACTGTACATGAGTATTTAGTTAACAAACCACTAGTTAAAGTAACCCAACCTTTTTCTAAAGAAGTTGATGTTTACAAGGTAAACCATAAAATGTTTGCCACCCTTGCACTGGGTAATGATGAAAATAACGACGCCAATGGCGAGCCTATTTGGTGGTTAAATTTAAAATGTGACCCCGACGAAGCACTAGCATTAAGAGATATGTTTACTGCAGTGATCCCTGGCTATCATATGAATAAACGCCTTTGGAATACCATAATACTAGATGGCACAATCCCGCAAAACGAGATTAAGCGAATGATTGATAATTCATTTGATTTAGTGGTAGATAACATGCCAGAAAAAGATAAAAAAATTATCGCCGCCCATCTTTAA
- the yeiP gene encoding elongation factor P-like protein EfpL: MPKASEVKKGTAIDFNGRVLVVKDIVRSVPQGRAGGSLYRMRLYDVVTGSKVDETFKDSDMLTLADLTRREAMLSYIDGDEYVFMDNEDYTPYNLSKDAISEEILFVNEETQGVHVIVIDGAPVGLDLPSSVELVVEETDPSIKGASASARSKPARMSTGLNISVPEHISTGDRIRINTAEHKFMGRAEK, translated from the coding sequence ATGCCAAAGGCGAGTGAAGTTAAAAAAGGGACAGCCATTGATTTTAATGGTCGCGTTTTAGTTGTAAAAGATATAGTACGCTCAGTTCCACAAGGTCGTGCTGGTGGTAGTTTGTACCGTATGCGTTTATACGACGTAGTAACGGGCAGCAAAGTGGATGAAACATTTAAAGACAGTGATATGTTAACACTTGCTGATTTAACTCGTCGTGAAGCTATGCTTTCGTACATTGATGGTGACGAGTATGTGTTTATGGATAACGAAGATTACACGCCATATAATCTAAGTAAAGATGCGATTAGCGAAGAGATTTTGTTCGTAAATGAAGAAACTCAAGGCGTGCACGTTATTGTAATAGATGGCGCACCGGTTGGCCTAGATTTGCCATCAAGTGTTGAACTGGTTGTGGAAGAAACCGACCCATCTATTAAGGGTGCTTCGGCGAGTGCACGCTCAAAGCCGGCGCGTATGTCTACAGGGTTAAATATTTCAGTTCCTGAGCATATTTCTACAGGCGATCGTATTCGTATCAATACTGCAGAGCATAAATTTATGGGCCGTGCTGAAAAGTAA